One genomic segment of Vibrio quintilis includes these proteins:
- a CDS encoding DUF6694 family lipoprotein, with protein sequence MTNKLRTLLLTGSISLLTACGGPSIDTSSPEKMQKSVQAILDNLEPVQKTEFTQIMIQIYKQAMLKSFDSNGTLALEDAKKAADKKLNGLNAEGVFKLGETQPE encoded by the coding sequence ATGACAAATAAGTTAAGAACTCTGCTTTTAACCGGCAGTATAAGTTTATTGACGGCCTGCGGCGGCCCTTCAATTGATACATCGTCTCCGGAAAAAATGCAGAAGTCCGTCCAGGCCATTCTGGATAACCTGGAACCAGTACAAAAAACAGAATTCACCCAAATCATGATTCAGATATACAAACAGGCCATGCTCAAATCTTTTGATAGCAATGGCACATTAGCATTAGAGGACGCGAAAAAAGCTGCGGACAAGAAACTCAACGGACTTAACGCAGAAGGTGTCTTTAAACTGGGCGAAACACAACCAGAATAG
- a CDS encoding chorismate mutase, with protein sequence MFKNVILLLSTLFSFSVLATPDPTPLFQAINQRLSYMEDVGLYKANHHLPIEDVTREEVVLKKAVRSAQKAGLNGASVAAFFRSQIAAAKAIQYRYRADLLNQPTRHQPRDLKKVIRPALIQLGNTINTNVKNYLEDGGKLTEQNWPEFNNTVKNRYLSSTDKKALYKALSQIRVR encoded by the coding sequence ATGTTCAAAAATGTAATATTACTGCTCAGCACTTTATTTTCCTTTTCGGTTCTGGCGACACCGGACCCAACTCCCCTGTTTCAAGCCATTAACCAGCGTCTCAGTTACATGGAAGATGTCGGCTTATACAAAGCCAACCACCATTTACCTATAGAAGATGTGACCCGTGAAGAAGTGGTATTAAAGAAAGCAGTCCGGTCGGCACAGAAAGCCGGATTGAATGGTGCCAGCGTGGCGGCGTTCTTCCGGTCACAGATTGCGGCAGCGAAAGCGATTCAGTACCGCTACCGCGCAGACCTGCTCAACCAGCCAACCCGGCACCAGCCACGTGATCTGAAAAAGGTCATCCGTCCGGCACTGATTCAGCTGGGGAATACGATTAATACAAATGTGAAAAACTATCTGGAAGATGGCGGCAAACTGACAGAACAAAACTGGCCGGAATTTAACAATACAGTGAAAAACCGGTATTTGTCCTCAACAGATAAGAAAGCATTGTACAAAGCACTCTCACAAATCAGAGTCCGCTAA
- a CDS encoding NUDIX hydrolase has translation MKNLAMAVVIRSGKVLIQQRYRSHRGMVYEFPGGSVDAGESGAEGACRELWEETGLKASQVLGTYQADNEYGGTIDYVVLNIPTEAEPVCIDPVRQQTFFWMRPEQIPLVDFYAADVAFIRGQLPHYLEAPLN, from the coding sequence ATGAAAAATTTAGCCATGGCTGTGGTGATCCGGTCCGGAAAAGTACTGATTCAACAACGTTATCGTTCTCATCGCGGAATGGTTTACGAATTTCCCGGCGGCTCTGTTGATGCAGGTGAATCCGGCGCAGAAGGTGCTTGTCGGGAATTGTGGGAAGAAACGGGGCTGAAAGCTTCGCAGGTGTTGGGGACGTACCAGGCTGACAATGAATATGGTGGGACGATCGATTATGTCGTGCTGAATATTCCTACTGAAGCTGAGCCGGTTTGCATTGACCCTGTCCGGCAGCAAACATTTTTCTGGATGCGACCGGAACAGATTCCACTGGTTGATTTTTATGCGGCAGATGTAGCATTTATCCGCGGGCAACTGCCGCATTATCTTGAAGCGCCATTGAACTGA
- a CDS encoding VOC family protein, which produces MNNLIVLYVEDMMKSRQFYQALLSTEPAECSEKFVSFKVNETLSVGLWLRSDVKPEVNASAGSLHEICVFVVDHPALDRQYEHCTGMGATIIQEPVEMDFGRTFSICDPDGGRIRFATPV; this is translated from the coding sequence ATGAATAATCTGATTGTGTTATACGTTGAAGATATGATGAAAAGTCGTCAGTTTTATCAGGCACTGCTGAGCACAGAACCTGCTGAATGCTCTGAAAAGTTTGTGTCATTCAAAGTCAATGAAACATTGTCTGTTGGCCTGTGGCTGCGCAGCGACGTCAAACCTGAAGTGAATGCTTCAGCAGGAAGCTTGCACGAAATCTGCGTATTTGTTGTTGACCATCCGGCGCTGGATCGTCAGTACGAACACTGTACCGGTATGGGGGCCACAATTATTCAGGAACCCGTTGAGATGGACTTTGGCCGGACATTTTCAATTTGTGATCCTGACGGTGGCCGTATTCGTTTCGCTACGCCGGTATAA
- a CDS encoding helix-turn-helix transcriptional regulator, translating to MSRTQRLFDLLQLLRRHQYPVAASFLASELGVSVRTIYRDIATLQAQGAEIEGEAGIGYVLKPSFMLPPLMFSQDELEVLLLGAEWVTQRADRDMAEAAQNAIAKISSVLPDNLKHQLSKDVTRVVPVGDFSELQVDLTDIRSSIRHESVAEICYTDEKGNQTQRRIWPVLIGFFERCYVLTAWCESRNAFRHFRVDRMQSFTRTEEKYPRRQRELLKSWQQQEGVTERDTRY from the coding sequence GTGTCCCGAACGCAACGACTATTTGATTTACTTCAGTTGCTCCGTCGTCATCAATATCCCGTCGCAGCTTCTTTTCTCGCGTCTGAACTGGGTGTGAGTGTCCGGACGATTTACAGAGACATTGCAACGTTACAGGCTCAGGGGGCTGAAATTGAAGGAGAAGCCGGTATCGGCTATGTCCTGAAACCCAGTTTTATGTTACCGCCGCTGATGTTTAGTCAGGATGAACTGGAAGTCTTATTACTTGGGGCTGAGTGGGTGACGCAACGTGCGGACCGGGATATGGCTGAAGCGGCTCAAAATGCCATTGCCAAAATATCCTCAGTTTTGCCGGATAATCTGAAGCATCAGTTAAGCAAGGATGTCACCCGGGTTGTCCCGGTGGGTGATTTTTCTGAGCTTCAGGTCGATTTAACTGACATTCGTTCATCTATCCGCCATGAATCAGTCGCTGAGATTTGTTATACCGATGAAAAAGGCAACCAGACTCAGCGAAGAATCTGGCCGGTTTTAATCGGCTTTTTTGAGCGCTGTTATGTTCTGACAGCATGGTGCGAAAGCCGGAACGCATTTCGTCATTTCCGGGTTGACCGGATGCAATCTTTCACCCGGACCGAAGAAAAGTATCCCCGTCGTCAGCGTGAGTTACTGAAAAGCTGGCAGCAGCAAGAGGGCGTGACCGAGAGAGATACACGCTACTGA
- a CDS encoding CHAD domain-containing protein, with protein sequence MAIKQFRKHTFQIIEAMHHCHEALIGCRSEKETVHDLRVSIRRLMPVMNVLIRLEDDKQEIIDLKTHQKRCKGVFKALSAPRDLEVQIQLAASLRTLQDWPELLIQPYIDDLCEEKHQLDEGIIPVVKAMNLTESTDFVCRKMRLLSCEKPRFREILDMLHSRLEAKLRQSFVRLKELPEHFHETRIMLKKYRYHVELEVAVQGNPPEKARILKQIQDHLGDTNDLSVALQLMKAHQVDSAVVADVEQLCHSHLERSVSYLFSCEAILWD encoded by the coding sequence ATGGCAATAAAACAGTTCAGGAAACATACATTTCAAATCATAGAAGCAATGCATCACTGTCATGAGGCATTGATTGGTTGCCGTAGTGAAAAAGAAACGGTTCATGACCTCAGAGTGTCAATCCGCCGATTGATGCCGGTGATGAATGTTCTGATTCGTCTTGAGGACGATAAGCAGGAAATCATCGATCTGAAAACCCATCAGAAGCGATGTAAAGGTGTCTTTAAAGCACTTTCAGCGCCAAGAGATCTGGAAGTTCAGATTCAGTTAGCGGCTTCACTGCGCACCTTGCAAGACTGGCCGGAGCTTCTGATACAGCCTTATATTGATGACCTCTGTGAGGAAAAACACCAGCTGGATGAAGGGATAATTCCGGTGGTGAAGGCGATGAATCTGACTGAATCAACGGATTTTGTCTGTCGAAAAATGAGGCTTCTCTCATGTGAAAAGCCTCGTTTCCGGGAAATACTTGATATGTTGCATTCCCGGCTGGAAGCAAAACTGCGTCAATCGTTTGTGAGGTTAAAAGAACTGCCTGAACATTTTCATGAAACCCGGATCATGCTGAAGAAATATCGTTATCATGTGGAACTTGAAGTGGCAGTGCAGGGAAATCCCCCGGAGAAAGCCCGGATACTGAAACAGATACAGGATCATCTTGGCGATACCAATGATTTGTCGGTGGCTTTACAACTGATGAAGGCGCATCAGGTTGATTCTGCTGTGGTGGCTGATGTTGAGCAGCTCTGCCACAGTCATCTGGAGCGTTCGGTCAGCTATCTGTTTTCCTGCGAAGCGATTTTATGGGACTGA
- a CDS encoding substrate-binding domain-containing protein: MAEKLLTHGFFRKLSTLLPLLLLIFSGYSQAKLIAVAVSNEDNFRNLITNSIEKTADIYGDDTYIDSAGGDFQTQYEQIKRFVQTGVDAIIVIAAGTPEQNKTLLPFAKQVPLVFVNAEPLDNLNDLPANSVYVGSNEEQSGTLEMEELARLAGQQGKVAMLRGVDTHKAAIMRTQDVKNVMAKYPQMKLVKNESANWQRNQAYQVVTGWMKENVDFNILVANNDEMAIGGIMAIKDSGKNPADYLIGGVDATQDALKEMQSGRLDVTVLQDAAGQGRAAVEASYQLMNGVSLDKAVWIPFRLVTPDNYLQYLKK; the protein is encoded by the coding sequence ATGGCAGAGAAATTGCTGACACATGGGTTTTTCCGGAAACTGTCCACCCTGCTTCCATTACTGCTGCTTATTTTTTCTGGCTATAGTCAGGCAAAACTCATCGCTGTAGCAGTCAGTAATGAAGATAACTTTCGTAACCTGATCACCAATAGTATTGAGAAAACCGCTGATATTTATGGTGATGATACTTATATCGATTCTGCCGGGGGTGATTTCCAGACCCAATACGAGCAAATTAAACGCTTTGTGCAAACCGGTGTCGATGCCATCATCGTGATTGCAGCCGGCACACCAGAACAAAACAAGACCCTGCTTCCCTTTGCAAAACAGGTACCACTGGTCTTTGTCAATGCTGAACCTCTGGATAACCTGAATGACTTACCGGCAAACTCCGTCTATGTCGGCTCAAATGAAGAACAGTCCGGTACACTGGAAATGGAAGAACTGGCCCGTCTGGCTGGTCAGCAGGGAAAAGTCGCGATGCTCCGGGGCGTTGATACCCATAAAGCGGCCATCATGAGAACACAGGATGTCAAAAACGTGATGGCAAAATATCCTCAGATGAAACTGGTAAAAAATGAATCCGCCAACTGGCAGCGCAATCAGGCTTATCAGGTTGTAACCGGATGGATGAAAGAAAATGTGGACTTCAACATTCTGGTGGCAAACAACGATGAAATGGCCATTGGCGGAATTATGGCGATTAAAGACTCGGGTAAGAATCCCGCCGATTACCTCATCGGTGGTGTGGATGCGACGCAGGACGCCCTGAAAGAAATGCAATCAGGCAGACTGGATGTCACGGTACTGCAGGATGCAGCCGGTCAGGGAAGAGCAGCTGTCGAGGCCAGCTATCAGTTGATGAACGGTGTTTCTCTGGATAAAGCCGTCTGGATACCGTTCCGTCTGGTCACGCCGGACAATTATCTACAATATCTAAAAAAATAG
- a CDS encoding methyl-accepting chemotaxis protein encodes MSLIQRMIGGFSILVIALLIMVTINYTSVNRIQDDLTYITDKTLPVSQRANDIKIDILQQHLKVMSVFSTRDMNTVNQYENMFRSFDKKIVDEISAIPPDIIADNSILSQGLATIKSAGKSYVSDASALIDLRRRLIEMDQQISAQQQIVSQIERRLSYYLTKYSGDRYDDREFRFTITGLQREAKQIFSAFNSYLVKRDLKQLKAGLDGMNTVIAQRFREIQNFDQDKGKLFSLMLKPLLKQLGDQNGLYQLYLAEDEIMLKTNMLLVQTQKNTDLLLKSVNTFVDTTQTLVKQAQANTNEGIDLIKNTTLTISAVVIAVAVLIPLWIAGWVKKTLHNFRETLMKISQGDLRVQFNQSSKDEFGELGGYLNELAENLRNTFTALTDSSGNLTQVAENNAQISDKATNSVNHQRHLLETTASAMTEMECSVGEVAQRAQDTMMAAEQANEQMQDVSQSIKQAIHNIKEQAEQIEKASETSIELNDYGKKIDTIIETIQDIAEQTNLLALNAAIEAARAGEQGRGFAVVADEVRSLASRTKKSTEEIQNMIEIMQKLIQAVVHVIKLNVERNESNIEVAEKADTGLRQMSDVMGQIVEMNMQIATATEEQSSTAREISASVIHISDSAEETAQGARENAESSHTLREQSQHQQALIDKFTV; translated from the coding sequence ATGTCTTTAATTCAAAGAATGATTGGTGGCTTTTCTATTCTGGTCATAGCATTACTCATCATGGTCACCATTAACTACACCTCCGTTAACCGGATACAGGATGATCTGACCTACATTACGGACAAAACACTTCCTGTATCTCAGCGGGCGAATGACATTAAAATCGATATCCTGCAGCAACATCTGAAAGTCATGTCTGTTTTCAGTACCAGAGATATGAATACAGTCAATCAGTACGAAAATATGTTTCGTTCATTTGACAAAAAAATCGTCGACGAAATTTCCGCAATACCACCCGATATCATCGCAGACAACAGTATTCTTTCTCAGGGGCTGGCAACCATCAAATCTGCCGGGAAAAGCTATGTCAGTGATGCATCTGCGTTGATTGATCTGCGCCGCCGGTTGATCGAAATGGACCAGCAAATCAGTGCGCAGCAACAAATCGTCAGCCAGATAGAAAGACGACTGTCCTATTATCTGACCAAGTATTCCGGCGACCGGTATGATGACCGGGAATTCAGGTTCACAATTACCGGTTTACAGCGTGAAGCCAAACAAATTTTTTCTGCATTTAACAGCTATCTGGTGAAAAGAGACCTGAAGCAACTGAAAGCCGGCCTTGATGGGATGAATACCGTGATTGCACAACGCTTCCGGGAGATTCAGAACTTTGATCAGGATAAAGGAAAACTCTTTAGCCTGATGCTGAAGCCTTTGCTCAAGCAGCTTGGTGATCAAAATGGCTTATATCAGTTATATCTGGCAGAAGATGAAATCATGCTGAAAACTAATATGCTTTTGGTTCAGACACAGAAAAATACCGATCTGTTATTAAAATCAGTCAATACGTTTGTCGATACAACCCAGACGCTGGTGAAACAGGCTCAAGCCAACACAAACGAAGGAATTGATCTGATCAAGAATACGACTCTGACTATCAGTGCAGTGGTCATTGCTGTCGCCGTTTTAATTCCGTTATGGATTGCTGGCTGGGTCAAAAAAACATTACACAACTTCCGCGAGACGCTGATGAAAATTTCTCAGGGTGATTTACGGGTTCAGTTTAACCAGTCTTCAAAAGATGAGTTTGGCGAACTGGGAGGTTACCTCAATGAACTGGCTGAAAACTTAAGGAATACCTTTACAGCACTGACGGATTCCTCCGGCAACCTGACGCAGGTCGCTGAGAATAACGCTCAAATCAGTGATAAGGCGACTAATTCAGTAAACCATCAGCGCCACTTGCTGGAAACAACAGCATCCGCGATGACCGAGATGGAATGCTCGGTTGGTGAAGTAGCACAAAGAGCTCAGGACACAATGATGGCCGCAGAACAGGCCAATGAACAGATGCAGGATGTCAGCCAGAGTATCAAACAGGCAATCCACAACATTAAAGAGCAGGCAGAACAAATTGAGAAAGCATCTGAAACTTCCATTGAACTGAATGATTATGGTAAAAAAATCGACACCATCATTGAAACGATTCAGGATATTGCAGAGCAGACCAACCTGCTGGCTTTGAATGCGGCAATTGAAGCAGCGCGGGCCGGTGAACAAGGCCGTGGCTTTGCCGTAGTGGCTGACGAAGTCCGCTCACTGGCAAGCCGGACGAAGAAGTCAACTGAAGAAATTCAGAATATGATTGAGATTATGCAAAAGCTGATTCAGGCCGTCGTTCATGTCATCAAACTCAATGTAGAGCGGAATGAAAGCAATATTGAAGTTGCCGAAAAAGCCGATACAGGGCTGCGTCAGATGAGTGATGTGATGGGACAAATTGTGGAAATGAACATGCAGATTGCAACCGCCACCGAGGAGCAAAGTTCAACCGCAAGAGAAATCAGCGCGAGTGTGATTCACATCAGTGATTCAGCAGAAGAAACCGCTCAGGGAGCGAGAGAAAACGCCGAGTCCAGCCACACGCTGCGCGAACAGTCTCAGCACCAGCAGGCGCTCATCGATAAGTTTACAGTTTAA
- a CDS encoding nucleotidyltransferase domain-containing protein: MNKKTDLSVIAAPVRAEIMRRIRAAEQEHGIRVLYAVESGSRAWGFASPNSDYDVRFVYAREPQWYMRIDVEEQRDVIEYPIVDEIDINGWDIRKALKLFRKSNPAIVEWLKSPLVYLEEGCFARQLSALLSDWYAIDKGQYHYLHMAKGNYRGYLKKDVVPLKKYFYVLRPLLAIQWLDKYREAAPIEFSRLIELIDDQSVLEEVTQLLAKKKRSQEKDYIHQVQPLNRYIEKLLADAETSIGRQEKRAGNVDELNRIFTQVV; the protein is encoded by the coding sequence ATGAATAAAAAAACAGATTTATCTGTAATTGCAGCGCCGGTCAGAGCTGAGATCATGCGCCGTATCCGTGCTGCGGAACAAGAGCATGGTATCAGGGTTTTGTATGCAGTGGAGTCCGGTAGCAGAGCCTGGGGATTTGCATCACCCAACAGTGATTATGATGTGCGGTTTGTCTATGCCCGTGAGCCTCAGTGGTATATGCGAATTGATGTTGAAGAGCAGAGAGATGTGATTGAATATCCGATTGTCGACGAAATTGATATCAATGGCTGGGATATTCGCAAAGCACTGAAGTTGTTCCGCAAGTCAAACCCGGCGATTGTGGAGTGGCTGAAGTCTCCGCTTGTTTATCTGGAAGAGGGATGCTTTGCCCGGCAACTCAGTGCATTACTTTCAGACTGGTATGCGATTGATAAAGGTCAGTATCACTATCTGCATATGGCAAAGGGTAATTACAGAGGATATTTAAAAAAGGATGTTGTTCCTTTAAAGAAATATTTCTACGTTCTTCGCCCGTTACTCGCAATTCAGTGGCTTGATAAATATCGTGAAGCGGCGCCGATTGAGTTTTCCCGCCTGATAGAGTTAATTGATGACCAGTCCGTTTTAGAGGAAGTAACGCAATTACTGGCAAAGAAAAAACGGAGTCAGGAAAAAGACTATATTCATCAGGTTCAGCCATTGAACCGTTATATAGAAAAGTTGCTTGCAGATGCTGAGACCAGTATTGGCCGGCAGGAGAAGAGAGCCGGCAATGTTGACGAACTCAACCGTATTTTTACGCAGGTTGTCTGA
- a CDS encoding RtcB family protein — protein MVKGYKVMCEKNFNLIENENRTPIKAWTNGVPFEDKAQQQLERIASMNLVHSHIAVMPDVHMGKGATIGSVIPSVEAVIPAAVGVDIGCGMVATKTSLKASQLPDNLSGIRHAFESAVPHGRTTGRGRRDRGAWGNIPDLVAGEWQKLEARFERICEKHPAIRKSNHVNHLGTMGTGNHFLELCLDENDAVWIMLHSGSRGVGNRIGSYFIELAKKEMQRHQIHLPDMDLAYLSEGSEYFDDYVEAVEWAQDFAAKNREIMMFNAIQALRKEIPVAFETADLAVNCHHNYISREHHFGKDCYVTRKGAVRAEKGELGIIPGSMGARSFIVRGLGNPESFNSCSHGAGRVMSRTKAKKVFNVQDQIAATEGVECRKDEAVIDEIPHAYKDIDKVMAAQRDLVEVVHTLKQVVCVKG, from the coding sequence ATGGTTAAAGGATACAAAGTGATGTGTGAAAAGAATTTTAATTTAATTGAAAACGAAAACAGAACACCAATCAAAGCCTGGACAAACGGTGTGCCATTTGAAGATAAAGCACAGCAGCAACTGGAGCGGATTGCTTCCATGAATCTGGTGCATTCTCATATTGCGGTGATGCCGGATGTTCATATGGGCAAAGGTGCGACAATTGGCAGTGTGATTCCTTCGGTTGAAGCGGTGATTCCGGCGGCCGTTGGGGTGGATATAGGTTGTGGGATGGTGGCGACTAAAACCAGCCTGAAAGCCAGTCAGCTGCCTGATAACCTTTCAGGAATCCGTCATGCTTTCGAATCTGCAGTGCCGCATGGAAGAACAACCGGTCGCGGACGTCGTGACCGGGGTGCCTGGGGAAATATCCCCGATCTTGTGGCGGGTGAGTGGCAGAAACTGGAAGCCCGGTTTGAGCGAATTTGTGAGAAACATCCGGCCATCCGTAAAAGTAATCATGTGAACCATCTTGGAACGATGGGAACCGGGAATCACTTTCTGGAATTGTGTCTGGATGAAAATGATGCGGTGTGGATTATGCTGCATTCCGGCAGCCGGGGTGTCGGTAACCGGATTGGCTCTTATTTTATTGAACTGGCAAAGAAAGAAATGCAGCGGCATCAGATTCATCTGCCGGATATGGATTTAGCCTATCTGTCCGAAGGGAGTGAATATTTTGATGACTATGTTGAAGCGGTGGAATGGGCACAGGATTTTGCGGCGAAAAACCGTGAAATCATGATGTTCAATGCGATTCAGGCATTGCGTAAAGAGATTCCGGTTGCTTTTGAAACGGCAGATCTGGCGGTGAATTGTCACCATAACTATATCTCCCGTGAACATCATTTCGGTAAAGACTGTTATGTCACCCGAAAAGGCGCAGTGCGTGCGGAAAAAGGTGAGCTGGGAATTATTCCCGGTAGTATGGGCGCCCGTTCATTTATCGTGCGCGGGCTGGGCAATCCGGAAAGCTTTAATAGTTGTAGTCATGGTGCCGGGCGTGTGATGTCCAGAACCAAAGCGAAGAAGGTCTTTAACGTACAGGATCAGATTGCTGCCACAGAAGGCGTTGAGTGCAGAAAAGATGAAGCGGTGATTGATGAAATTCCGCATGCGTATAAAGATATCGACAAAGTGATGGCTGCACAGCGGGATCTGGTTGAAGTGGTTCATACCCTCAAACAGGTTGTATGTGTGAAAGGTTAA